The sequence GGTCGGTATTAACTTACGTACTATTTACCCTTCCAGTATCCGTATGCCCCGGCACATGTGTCTTATCCTAAAGAGTGTAAAAAGATTTACCTTGTAAATCTACCACCTAACAGTATGCTTACAATCTGACAGGCATCCACGAGTGCTAAATAGCCAACTGACCCAATGTAGAAACTTTTGCAGTTCCAGCAAATATGAAGCTTCACGCCATTCCTATTTTTGAATTTTACGACAATGCAGCCCGTTACGGTCCTCAATTTGCGGGCATTCCGTATATTCTGAGCAAGTAAGTGTCATGTGTGGAGCAAACCCGCCTATCAAGCGTGAGACCATCAAAGTGGACTGGCAGCATAGCGGTAATCTCGAGCAAACCGATTCAGGAACTGACATCGAGTTCTTTTATAGGTTTGTCATGTCTGAGCCTGAGGCTTGCAAGGAAGACGAGCACAAAGTCTACAAAGCTGTGGTCCCAAGCAGCCTTTGAAATGAAAAGTGACAACATAGCCCCTTGAAGCTTGACGTCAAGGACTGCTGAGGCACAAGGAGTTGACAACAATGGCTATCTAGGGAGCGTCCCGTCGTTGTCCGTTAGTCTCCTCTCGTCGTCGTTGTTAGTTGTCATTCGGTAATACGTATTCACTTCAACCCAGTTGTTGAGGTCCAGGCCGATGTGCCTTTGCGTTCCGAATTTGTATATTTGTGCCTATTTCATGGGCTTATTTCGTGAGAAACACTTCGTAGTGGAATTGAGTATGGACTACAGAGAATTGCGTTGCTGGTGGCCCCAGCATCCCGCTCCCAGCGCAGCCCAGTCTAAAGATTTTCTCTTGCGTTGTATTCTTAATTAATGGTCCTCGCTGACGGTCTTCTCTCTGTTTGTCCCCCTTTCGTCATGATTCTCCTCGCCTATTTTTGCTCATTTTTCGTTGCCCCACTTGCGGCTTTGCTTAAACTAAGGAAGATCGACTGCCGGCGGAGCACACCCGGCAAATTAGGGAAGTTAGTCACTTCGGACCCTGAATTACTTTTTGCGTCACTCGGAATTTTCTCTCCACTCCCAGTACCGACGTCTCCTCTCGAGAATATTCGTTTCCAACCACTTTTTTGGTGGGGTTCTATGAAGTAAATCCTATGAGCACACTTGGCCTTATCGGCTACGTTCGACACCATGACGTCGGCCCTCCAATGGCACAGCAatattttttttttccttcgATATACCTTTCTCCTATATAAAGCCCCACTTGCCTTGGAATGTCTGACCCACGTCTTCACAACTTTTTGACTCTATAGACTTACCTTACTCTTCGAATAATCTACCATGAGAATCTCAGCATCGTTGATCGCCTTGGGCGCTGCTGCTTCTGTCGCCACAGCTCAAAACGTCTCCATTCCCGGGTTGACTTCTTCAGCACTTCACCTGTAAGTCTTAGTGGCGAAAGCGGGCCTCGGTAAACGGTTGCTGATTGAGTATCTAGTTTGTCTTCGAGTTGTCAGACCGCTGTGAAGGAGCTTCTCTCTCCTAATTCTCCTACAGGGCAGTGCCTCAACACCACTGCCGCTCAGACTGGTAAGTCTTTGACCTGATTAGAATAGACAGTCTTTTGCTGACTGACACATCTTCAGTCCTTAACAGCAACGGTTCCGTTGTCCCTAGCGTCGAAAACTGGCTCGACAGCATTTGCACTTCCAACCCCTGCTCTAATTCTACCCTTCAAAACGCTACGCAGACTATTCTCTCTCAATGCTCCACCGACTTGCAAAAGTTTGGCGTGACCAACGAGACTATCAAGGTTATCGTTCAGTCTTATCCTTTGGCCCGAGAAGTTGTTTGCTTGAAGACGTAAGTCTTTGTCGTAAGAAACAAATGTCTGTTTGCTGATTTAAATCGTAGTACCGACCCATTCACCAGTAACTCTACTTCTAGCAACTCCACTTCTGGTGGTTATGGTGGTGCCTCCAGCAGTGCCAGTAGCTGGGCTTCCAGTGCTACTGGCTGGGCTACCTCTGCCTGGGACGGTGCTACCGCCACATCTAGCATGTGGAATAACGGCGGCGGAAATGACGCTGGTCCTTCTGCCTCATATGCCGCAGAATCTGCCTACAAACTAATTCGCCGACAGCGTGATCAGAGTTCTGGTTCTTCTGCATCTCCCGCCGTCTTCTCGACCAGCTCAGCCGCTTCTCCCAGCAGCACCGCATCGAGCTCTGGTAACTCTACTTCCAACACCACCGAAACTTACTGTCTCATCTCTGTCCTTGATGAGTTGTCCTATTATCTCGGTACAAATTTGAGCCTCCAGGAAATTGCTACCATTGCTCTCGGTGGTAACGCCACTGCTGTCCAGACCCTTGCTTCTATCCCTCCCACTGCTCTCTGCAATGACTGTATCTTCGGTGCTCTTTCTCTCGCTGAGACCGAGTTCCCCGACGTAGGAACTTCCATCTGGATTGGTAACACCACCCTCAACCAGTTCTTTGACACGACCTGTAACGCCACTGGACTCGTGATTTCACAGAGTGAGTTGACTTTCATATTGTCGCACAATTGATACTGACCATCCTCTTAGACGGTACTCTGCCCCACAACGTGACCGCTTCTGCCTACAACTCTACCTTCCCTTACCCTTTCGTTAACGGTACTTCTACCTACTCTCCTACCTCCACCGCTGCCCCCATCCCTCTCCAGTCCGTCGTTCCTAACCATAACGTGACCTTCGGCCACACAACTATTGCTTTCGGTAACGGCACGCGGGGTTCTTCTAGCGCTACTTCTTCCGCCGCCTCCAGCTCCGAATCCACTTCGAGCTCTGTTGCAACCGCTGCCGCTTCTAACCCCGCTGCGGTCAAGGCCCGATGGATGGGTCAGTAGTAGATGAGTGCGATGTTGTAGTACTAATTGTATCTGGAGATCTGAAATTTGAATAATCTTTAGACGAGAATCACACACGGTCATTTGGTTATTTAACATCGTTTAGTACCGTTAGCCAGTtataaaaaaaaaaaatgcTTCTGGCATCTGTAGCTATTAGTACATCCTTGCGAGTACCATGCACAAAATGTATTAACCTGTCGTTGCTGCTCTTTCCCAATGACATCTACACGCATGTCTTTTTGGCTTTTGCTCCATAATTATTTTCGTTTTCCTCAGGTGTGTGATCTCAAAGTGGGGCAGCGCCCTCATGTGTTTTGCAAAGAAGGAATACCACTAGCCCGCTGAGGAGTAAAATAGCAAAAAGGATATAGCCGTTCGCCTCTTGAGACTCGGGAACATCGGGCACGTGCATCAATCGATCCTCATCCTGACATTTATCATCATATAACGTCGATAACTGATCTTAGCTGGCCCAGGAGATGATTCTTCCACCTATTCTTACAGCCTCGCTCCCATCACCGCCAGGGCCCCATGCTGTAGGCTACACCTTCCTTACCCACCcacctctttctccttttttccACCCGTTTCCTGCATTGAAGTCTACGGGCAAACCTGCATTCCGAATCGAAGAGATCGGTTATTGCTTATTCTATCCTACTTTGTCTGGAGGTAAGGAAGGTAAAAGGTGGGTAAACTGGGTGCCCGAGCCGTTTTGCGGGGTGATAAAGGGGTACGAGAGATTTCTGGGTGGCAAAGGTGGGATGTCATGGCTCGTGAAACCATTGGGATACATTGCTGGAAGGCTCCAGGTATGGTTGCAAGTTCTCCAGTACTCTTTGTCCATCGCTGATTATGGCTCATATAGATGCCTCTATATCCTCGAGCACCTCTCAACCCAACTGACAAACCATATcccctcctcatcttctctcaCGGCCTCGCTGGCACCCGTCACACCTACAGCCAGTTATGTGCAGCTCTCGCTTCAGAGGGTTATATTGTGCTTGCTGTAGAGCATAGGGATGGAAGTGGTCCGGCCGTGGTTCTGCCGCCAGGGGAAAACAAGGAGTCGAGGATGTTGTATTATACCGGCGTGGATGATATCAGGTGAGCCCGCCCCTTTTGTCAAATGGAATGGAGATAAGCTCATACATCGAATACGATAGCTGGGCAGAGGGCGAAGAGCATCCTGTGACTCATGCTAGGACATTACAGCTCGACATACGAACAAGGGAGGTGTATGAAGCATATCACTCGTTTAAACGTCTTCTTTCTCATGAAGGGGACTTGAGCATCAAGATCGAGGGGCTGGAAGGGGATGTTCGTCAGAGTTGGATTGACAGCATGAAGGGCAAGGTCGATTTTGATGACCTCAAGCTTACCGGCCATTCTTTCGGCGGTGGCACTATCGTATGTCTTACTATTTGTATCATCACTTGAAAGTTGAATATTAAACCATTCGTTGTAGcttcaccttcttcaaaCTCCCCCACCGTCCAACCTTCTCCCCTCTCTTCCCGCCAAACAAGCTATCGCTCTTGATCCATGGCTCGAACCTCTTCCAACACCATCAGACATCCTCCAACCCGCAACTTCCTCGTCGATGCCGCCAACTCTGGTGATCAATTCCGCCGGTTTCACGGAATGGCCTGAGCATTGGGAGAAACTAGTGGACATGATGAAGGGGAAAGGTATCTTGGTAACCATGATTGGGATCGGACGTGAGTGGTTTCAGAGCGATGCAGCCGAGCTTGGTACAAAATACTGATGAGATGGTGTAGACCAATCGTTCTCTGACTTCCCTCTTCTCAGTCCAAGTGGCTATTCTCATGCTCACTCTATGATCGTCAAAATCCATGAACTATCTACTGCATTTCTGAACAGAAAACTTTTGAGCGGTACCGCCCTCGCTGGGAAGGTGCCGGACAAGGGTGATTATGAGAGAGACGAAGACGGTGTGAAGATTAAAGGAAAAGCTGCTATGAAGGACGGGGACGTCCTGTTGCATCTTGCTGATAAAGAATAGAGTGAACGATATATGTAGATATTATATTGACTGTAGATAGTGTTGCATTCCTACATTTGTATGCCGAGGTATACTGCCCCATCGCTATTACAAACTTTTTTTCTTCGTTCATTCTTTCCCCGCCCGGCCACCCCTTCATCTGCCCCCGTCTCTTGCCAAGCCTTCAACAGCCCTGGGTCCCTTTTTCCAAAACAGTCTTGGCTTAAACCTCGTTGGCCTCATCTTCAATTCATCCTTTACCGTATCCCTTTGCTGCATCGCATGCCCATGTCCATGAGGTGGTGGTCCATCTATCCTTCCATAACCTCCTGGCCCACCGCTGAACCCGCCTCGTCCTCTGATCCCTATCGCAGCGCCTCCTCTTCCGCCAGCAACCCCAATGGCATTGACACCAGTCAAAGGTACAGGTCTGGGTGGACCCCTCGCTCCAGGTCCACCTGGGAAAACAGCTCCAAACTGTCCCGAAGGTCCTTGTGGTTGTCCCAACCCTCCTTCGGGATGGTGAAGAGGATGACCACCCTGCATGCCACCTCTCATCCCTACGCCTCTCAAGGGTCCTCCACCTCTCATGGGCGCACGTCCCAAATTCCCAACACCTTCATGTATAAACTCAAATTCTCCATCATCACGCTTGATAACCTTGAGATTCAACTTTTGTCTCCCGTTGGTCCATGcctgctcttcctcttgcACGAGCGCAAGCAACTTGTCATCAGCGATAAATTCAATAGTGAGCGCTGAGCCGGTATCTTCAGGCCATTGGACATTATCGATACGTTGAGCGGCGGCGAGTGCCTCCTTAACAGAAGGATAGACGGCAAAAGCATGATCCTTTACGCCAGAGAGCCAAAGACCGGGGTATTCGTCGCTGGCAAAAGGTGCGCGAGCAGGTGGGAGAGTAGGCGAACTGGATGCGGGAGTAGTGGAGAAAAGATGTTCGTGCAAGGCAGAGTGCATGAATGGTCGTTTGAGGTTAGAGATAAAGAGTGTAGACGTGGGCGGGTGGATGGCGTGCGGAAAGGCTGCTGTAGTCTCGTCGGTTGTACGAGACTTTTTAGCGGGTGGAGcaggagaggaagaaagagggCGTTTCTTGTCTGTAGGACtttgaggagatggagaagcGATTTGCATGTCCTCCTCAACTTTTGCGTCGTTTTCAACAGGAGCTGATGGTTGAGACTTAGTTTTTGACTGAGCTTCAAACTTGCGTTCGGCCTCTACTTCCTTTTGctcctctttttcctcctcttctaCCGATAAAGGTGACAGACTTCTTGGTGGTGGAGTAGGTGTAAGAGGCAACGcatccttttcttcttctcttgtCACTCCTTTGGCCACCTCTTCGTCAAAAGCTTTAGGCTGGGTCTCCACCATATCAACGTCATCCTTGAGCTCGACATCTTGCTGCTCCAACGCTTCGGGGTGCCCATCCACCATCACCGACCCGACACCTTCGTCCGATGTAGGAAGTGGAGGCGTTGATGGTGCCAAGGGCACTGAGGGGCCTTGGGCAAGGGGAGGGGTCTGGGGACGAGAAGTCGACGGTTCAACAGCAACATCAGGATCGACAGTAGTGGGCGGGGGCGGAGTGGAAGGGCGAGAAGGCGGCACTTCCTCCGTTTGCGCTGGAGCGGTTTCTAAGAGCGATGGGTTCGCCTCGGCATCCAAAGCTCCTTGCAGCCTCTCGGCAAGCTATGGCAGTTCATCAATATAAAACCGGATTTCTCAACAATCCGATGCGACCAAAAGCTCACATCTTTCTTGAGACCTTTGGTATCGAGGCCACGTTTCGAAAGCTCTTCCTTGAGCTCTGCAACCTTGAGCGTTTTAACATTGATTTCCGTATCCGACATAGGGAAAGTGAAGGATGAACGATGAATGTGACGAAGATAGAATGCAGAAGGCGGAGTGACAGGAATGTTTTTGCAGGTGTTCTTTGAAACGCGAATGATACCTCCACCGGGGATATATGGGAATACGATCTCTTGTTAGCGGGATCAAAAATGCCCTCCAAGATAAACCATGGCATCACCACTTTTATGCTTCCACTATTATTTTACGTATGTTGTAAATGCGGGCGATAAGCTGATGGTGTTCATAATTATTGTGGGCTATGGACACATGGGCACAGCAGAGGTTTGCCTATCGGTGTTGGTATGATTGGTGGTAAATTGTTTGGTGTAGGCATGCTTGCCGCGGTTTAGATCTCGAATTCCGCATTTTAGACCGACTACTGGTACTATAGTTTATGACCAAAAGCTACAACATCAGGAAGCTCCGCGATTTGTGACTTGCAACGAAGCCGGCTATTTTACGTGGCGAGAAGAGCGGGATGTATCAAtgttcttccttttcctgTCTAACTTGCGCATAACGAAACAGAAATAGATTTATGAGATGCCAGGCAATAACTAATATCTGTATATCCAGAAATAGGCATAGTAAATACAAGATTATATAAAAAGAGATAACGGAATCAAATATAAACCGGGACGTAGAGGGGAATTTGATCGCATCACAGATTTTGGCGTGAGTCACTTTTGACGTCATTTCGTTCCGTCCAATATGCTGGCCGGCAGCAAGAGAAGTCGGCAAATCATAAAACCATTACCAGCTATAACGACTCCACAGCCTATATATATTGATATATTTGGCGGCTTGCATGAGTGATTAGCGTTTAACATATTATTCAAGCCAGGAAGCACATTTAAGATGCCTTCAGACCCACCCCCTCCTTATCAGCCAGACGATGCGTCGAGCAAATCCAACCTCCAGACCACAGCACCGCAAGATGCCACTCAGTCCGCTTCTGCTGGCGGAAACGCCATGCAGCGCTCACCGACGAATATGTCTGGAATTAGTGATACTTCGACTGAAGGGACTGATATTGATCTAAATGATGAGTTGAGGGATATGGATGACGAGCAGAGAGATTTGCCGCCCGGCTGGGTTAGGTGTTTTGATCCCAAGTAAGCTAAGACCGGAAGAGATTAGTTGCTCGTCCCTCACCTTCGAAACTATACTGACATTCAATGGACCACCAGGCAACAGCACCATTTCTACGTTGATGAAGCAACCAAGCGTTCAACTTGGGTTCACCCTTACGACGATCCTGAATTCTTACGTACTCTTCCTAAAGACCACCCCGCCCACCCAGATTCCAAAGAAGCCCGAGCAGTTCGCAAGTATTCAGAAGACGAAGAGCTCTCCAAGcggaaaaggaaggaaatTAAGAGTGTCAAGGGCGATAGTAAAGCGGGCATTGTAGGGACAAGTGCGGAGAAAGAGGGGAGCGATGGCGAGAGGAACTGGTTCcagagaaagaaggataaGCTAATTGGAACGAAGGAAGAGCGAGAAAAGGCCAAGGCTGAAAAGAAGCGGCTGAAGGAGGAGCAGAAGAAAAGAGTTCAGGTAAGTAGTCTTCGTGCACAAAAGGACATTTTGTTGATGACATCTTCAggagcaagaagaagcatACCGCAAAAGACGTAAAGAGTTAATCGACAAACAGCTGAATGATCCTATGATTCGTAAGTCCCAATGCATGATCAATCAAAAAACGATACGTACTGATAAATATGGTATAGGCTCTCGATATGCGGCTAACCCTTATATGTACTCTGCCCCTGCTGGGCCATTCATGCGCAACAGCCTCTACTCGAGCCCCTATGGTTTTGGTAAGTTTTTTTACCAGCTTGTAAACAATAGAGAGCTGAAGGTTCTCAAATCTAGGCTACGGCGGTGGATACGGGAGGCGTGGTTACTACGGAGGTCTAGGTGGTATGGGCATGGGTATGCCGTTGATGATGGGTGGAGGCGCCGGTCTACTGGGTGGTATGCTTCTGGCCGATTCTCTTGACGGTGGTGGGTATCTTAAATTCTGTATCACCCCACTGTTAGTTGTTGATAACCGCTGGTCTGAACAGGGTACGGTGGTGGATACGGTGGCGGAGACATGGGTGGAGGAGACATGGGTGGAGGAGACATGggcggcggtggtggtTTCTAAGACGATGGAGTCTTGTAATCAGTTATATTTGCCAGACGATGGTAGTCGAAGTAGTATCTGCCAGGCGGTATGGACAAGCCAGCAGAGTAGGGATTATGCAGCTGTACTAGTAGAATGTAAAAAAGGTTGTAAAATGAAGGACATGACGGAAATGTCATGGTATTGTTTTTTAATCTCGACGCGTTTGCACGCCCCCATATCGCTCAGTCCCTTGTTTACACCATCCACACTTCCGTTttcaccatcatcatccctTTCTCCACACCATGTCACGTCCCAATACATATCGAAAGCCATCAGGCCTCTCCATACGGCCTCCATCTCCACTCCTCCGACAAGCCTCCCAGTCTGCAACAACTCCCACATACCCTTCACAGTCGCAGTACAACCTTTACTCACCAAGACGTAATCCTCTCCCGCCATCGCCAACAGTTTCCAATGTCTCTTATACTAGCTCAAGCAAGGGTTCTTCGGGAGTTGGTATGGATATGCCACCGCCTTTGCCCGCGAAGAACGACAAAAGGCTGCCTGCTCCACCACAGCCAGGAGGAAATGTCCTTGGGAGTCCATACAGAGGTGGAAAGGCTACACGAGCAGTGGGTGCCGGAGCGTACGATAATAAGCTAGTATGCATGCTGAGCCTCTACCAAGATATAGTCTGACGATATGCAGGTTTCTTCAACGCTttctcatctccctcctctcccgCCATTAGCTTCCACAAACCATCCCTCATCCCACGCCCATTCTCTTCACCCACCATCTCACTCCTCTACCAACCTTGTCGTCTTTCCGGATGGCACGCCTCTCGCTGACCATTCCCAATCCCATGGCATAACAGGCCATGAACCGTTGATGGGTCGGGTGGCTGAGAATATGACGCTGGCGCACACCAGTCCCAGCAGTCCTTGGAGTTTGTTAACGGTTCATGTGTTACCGCTGTTTGCGGGCAGTGCGCTGAAGACACCTTTAGAGGATCTTAAGTGAGCCACAGTGGCCCAATCTCCCTCAATTCGCATGCTGATGATGTAAACAGCCAGCTATGTCATTCCCACATAGTAGCCACATCCCAAAGATCACCCCCAGCCCGCATTGTAACACTTCTATCGTCGGATCTACGCGAATTTATTGCATCGGGTATGTTGACGCTTAAGGCCAAATTTGATACATTAGAAGAGAGCAAAGTCGTCAGCCGAGCGGCAGAGGTTTGGAGCTTTTTCTGGACACAAGTACTTCCTGTAAGTTTACGGGTCAGCCGTTGGCGAAAACATCGCTAACGGACCTCAGTACGTGGAAGGGGTCTTCTTACCATTTACTCAGTTACGAGATGTCCCCACAAATACCACATCTAGTTCCACCACAACGAATAGTACAACATTGGCTCTGTCTCCCATTCCTGTTCGGcacctccttctctccgGGTTCCTGTTACatatccttcttcctcttctaTCTCGCCTCATGCCTTTGATTATGCCTCAAGCTTCATCCTCTCTCCCTACCCCTGTTAACCCTCCATCACCTCAAGATCTTTCCAGGATTCTTCAAATGTCTCTTGTTCTTTCCACCCAAGCCAAATACTCGAGCTTTTCGcccccttcctcttcatcagtCTCGCTTGACAGGGACGAAGAAGTTCGAAACAGTGTGGAGAGCCTGGGACAAGCTGTCCGATATAGAAACCAGCAGATTGAGATGGAGCAAGTCGCCGTCATGACCGGCGGTGCATCTGGTTCACCAGATGGAACTTCAGGTAGTGGAGGACCTGGACAATGGACGCCTTCCCCTCACGGTAGTCTGCGATTACAGCATAGACCCTCTATCGGCCC comes from Cryptococcus gattii WM276 chromosome G, complete sequence and encodes:
- a CDS encoding Hypothetical protein (Similar to TIGR gene model, INSD accession AAW44544.1; CNG01000), which codes for MRISASLIALGAAASVATAQNVSIPGLTSSALHLLSSSCQTAVKELLSPNSPTGQCLNTTAAQTVLNSNGSVVPSVENWLDSICTSNPCSNSTLQNATQTILSQCSTDLQKFGVTNETIKVIVQSYPLAREVVCLKTTDPFTSNSTSSNSTSGGYGGASSSASSWASSATGWATSAWDGATATSSMWNNGGGNDAGPSASYAAESAYKLIRRQRDQSSGSSASPAVFSTSSAASPSSTASSSGNSTSNTTETYCLISVLDELSYYLGTNLSLQEIATIALGGNATAVQTLASIPPTALCNDCIFGALSLAETEFPDVGTSIWIGNTTLNQFFDTTCNATGLVISQNGTLPHNVTASAYNSTFPYPFVNGTSTYSPTSTAAPIPLQSVVPNHNVTFGHTTIAFGNGTRGSSSATSSAASSSESTSSSVATAAASNPAAVKARWMGQ
- a CDS encoding Platelet-activating factor acetylhydrolase 2, cytoplasmic, putative (Similar to TIGR gene model, INSD accession AAW44543.1), producing MILPPILTASLPSPPGPHAVGYTFLTHPPLSPFFHPFPALKSTGKPAFRIEEIGYCLFYPTLSGGKEGKRWVNWVPEPFCGVIKGYERFLGGKGGMSWLVKPLGYIAGRLQMPLYPRAPLNPTDKPYPLLIFSHGLAGTRHTYSQLCAALASEGYIVLAVEHRDGSGPAVVLPPGENKESRMLYYTGVDDISWAEGEEHPVTHARTLQLDIRTREVYEAYHSFKRLLSHEGDLSIKIEGLEGDVRQSWIDSMKGKVDFDDLKLTGHSFGGGTILHLLQTPPPSNLLPSLPAKQAIALDPWLEPLPTPSDILQPATSSSMPPTLVINSAGFTEWPEHWEKLVDMMKGKGILVTMIGIGHQSFSDFPLLSPSGYSHAHSMIVKIHELSTAFLNRKLLSGTALAGKVPDKGDYERDEDGVKIKGKAAMKDGDVLLHLADKE
- a CDS encoding Hypothetical protein (Similar to TIGR gene model, XP_571843.1; CNG00980); translation: MSDTEINVKTLKVAELKEELSKRGLDTKGLKKDLAERLQGALDAEANPSLLETAPAQTEEVPPSRPSTPPPPTTVDPDVAVEPSTSRPQTPPLAQGPSVPLAPSTPPLPTSDEGVGSVMVDGHPEALEQQDVELKDDVDMVETQPKAFDEEVAKGVTREEEKDALPLTPTPPPRSLSPLSVEEEEKEEQKEVEAERKFEAQSKTKSQPSAPVENDAKVEEDMQIASPSPQSPTDKKRPLSSSPAPPAKKSRTTDETTAAFPHAIHPPTSTLFISNLKRPFMHSALHEHLFSTTPASSSPTLPPARAPFASDEYPGLWLSGVKDHAFAVYPSVKEALAAAQRIDNVQWPEDTGSALTIEFIADDKLLALVQEEEQAWTNGRQKLNLKVIKRDDGEFEFIHEGVGNLGRAPMRGGGPLRGVGMRGGMQGGHPLHHPEGGLGQPQGPSGQFGAVFPGGPGARGPPRPVPLTGVNAIGVAGGRGGAAIGIRGRGGFSGGPGGYGRIDGPPPHGHGHAMQQRDTVKDELKMRPTRFKPRLFWKKGPRAVEGLARDGGR
- a CDS encoding Hypothetical protein (Similar to SGTC gene model, INSD accession EAL19754.1; CNBG3820): MPSDPPPPYQPDDASSKSNLQTTAPQDATQSASAGGNAMQRSPTNMSGISDTSTEGTDIDLNDELRDMDDEQRDLPPGWVRCFDPKQQHHFYVDEATKRSTWVHPYDDPEFLRTLPKDHPAHPDSKEARAVRKYSEDEELSKRKRKEIKSVKGDSKAGIVGTSAEKEGSDGERNWFQRKKDKLIGTKEEREKAKAEKKRLKEEQKKRVQQEEAYRKRRKELIDKQLNDPMIRKSQCMINQKTIRTDKYGIGSRYAANPYMYSAPAGPFMRNSLYSSPYGFGYGGGYGRRGYYGGLGGMGMGMPLMMGGGAGLLGGMLLADSLDGGYGGGYGGGDMGGGDMGGGDMGGGGGF
- a CDS encoding Hypothetical protein (Similar to SGTC gene model, INSD accession EAL19755.1; CNBG3830), producing MSRPNTYRKPSGLSIRPPSPLLRQASQSATTPTYPSQSQYNLYSPRRNPLPPSPTVSNVSYTSSSKGSSGVGMDMPPPLPAKNDKRLPAPPQPGGNVLGSPYRGGKATRAVGAGAYDNKLVSSTLSHLPPLPPLASTNHPSSHAHSLHPPSHSSTNLVVFPDGTPLADHSQSHGITGHEPLMGRVAENMTLAHTSPSSPWSLLTVHVLPLFAGSALKTPLEDLNQLCHSHIVATSQRSPPARIVTLLSSDLREFIASGMLTLKAKFDTLEESKVVSRAAEVWSFFWTQVLPYVEGVFLPFTQLRDVPTNTTSSSTTTNSTTLALSPIPVRHLLLSGFLLHILLPLLSRLMPLIMPQASSSLPTPVNPPSPQDLSRILQMSLVLSTQAKYSSFSPPSSSSVSLDRDEEVRNSVESLGQAVRYRNQQIEMEQVAVMTGGASGSPDGTSGSGGPGQWTPSPHGSLRLQHRPSIGPAGRYRRRGWRASSYMGQLALGPNDGFGPASRQNSTFADGLQDHWWGRPVDEDDEDDDMEETIPNSNLAFAGPGGLKMRGETTDSYDSASLHITSSMMSGQMASSATTGSSTLTAGSTATVGGPIVRGESLASYGETPTPSANVLNSTGRGRGEMMYGRYGRP